Proteins from one Oscillatoria sp. FACHB-1406 genomic window:
- a CDS encoding BrnT family toxin, which translates to MIPGFEWNEEKARTNLKKHGVSFTEAATVFDDPYSLIMDDPKHSFGEARFIILGYSAVNRLLLVVHCDRGATILIVSARGATPFERRYYERGF; encoded by the coding sequence ATGATTCCAGGGTTTGAGTGGAATGAGGAGAAAGCACGAACGAATTTAAAAAAGCACGGTGTTTCTTTTACGGAAGCAGCAACGGTCTTTGACGATCCCTACTCGTTGATAATGGACGATCCAAAACATTCCTTTGGGGAAGCTCGTTTTATTATTTTAGGCTACTCCGCTGTCAATCGATTATTGCTAGTCGTCCATTGCGATCGCGGTGCAACCATTCTGATCGTCAGTGCTAGAGGCGCTACCCCATTTGAAAGGCGATATTATGAACGAGGATTCTAA